Part of the Henckelia pumila isolate YLH828 chromosome 2, ASM3356847v2, whole genome shotgun sequence genome is shown below.
tttgtcacaacaaagtttattgttttgtttgtaggatttggagatttttttttatttagtgttACATCTTTctttgttataatatttttgataaatttaatagctcctcctaatatatttttgaattttttttccgaATAAAGTGTAACCTAACTTGTAATCTCATTTGTACATATAGCATTTTTCATAAAGTATATGATACATGTCGAacaatttctcaattaaatTACTAATACTTACACATATTATTAATAGTTTTATGATCAGAGTAGTTGTATTTTCCATTCATTATCGACATAATCCCAAACCTCAATTCGAGGAATATGTGCAAGCTTCCATTCATGTCCTCCTTTGTGTTTCTCCTCCGCAAGTCTCCTCTTGAATTTCTCCGACATTATTGCGATGCTCACATGCTCAAGATTGCTCAAATGCTCGATGCCCTCCGGCAACTCCTCCATTCCTTCACTTTCCTCTAAATCAAATCGTTTCAGATGAGACATGCAATCCTTCTCCACTCTCACACTTGTCAATCCTCTTAATTTCAAAAGGCTCAATCTTTCAAGCTTCTTAAATTTTCCGCCCTTGAAAATTAATTCTTCGCCTTCATATGCAAACATACCCATCTGTAGGCATACCAGATTCGGCAAATCTTCAAGGTGTTGTACTACAGTCAGCCCATGAAGCCAACACACCCACCGAGGAAACTTCTCCAAATGTCCATGTAGGATAATTGTATGAAGAAATGGCAGAGTAAAAGAAGACTGATAGTTATCCAAATCTATCACCTCATCCTCGTTAATCCCTGAAATGTATAGCCACCGCAGGTTGGTAAGTTTCAACAGCGACGAGCAAAGATCTCTTCCATCTTCTCTTCTCAACTTTGTGATGCCTAATCTTCGGAGTTGAGTTAGCTTCCCTACTTCTCGCACTATTGTCATGTGCATCTATCCAATGTAGAGTTTGTAAGGATGTCAAGTAAGATCCTATTTCATATGGCATTTTCAAGCCTTGGAACCAATCAAATAACTCTGGGGTTGCGTAGTGTTTTGATCCTATTAGGAGATGCCGAAGTCTGCGAAGCTTCAAAATCTCGATGGGTAATTCGATCACTTTGGATTGATCGAGATCCAATGTCTCTAGGTTTTGAAGATTTTCGATTGATTTTGGAATGAATTTATGGAAATCGACTTCCTATTATGACGTGGAAACCCGCAGCCGCTACGTTTCGATGCGCTCTGATAAAACcctcggactaacgcaatagcctgcaaactacgctagtcgGATAAACCCACTAGGCAAGCcctgtgtgacaggctagtccaagaaggtgttggcaggaagaatcgaactcctgacctattgccaagagttcacctactccaccaacttggacatCATGGGGGGCAATGTCATTCCTTCTTTTGCCTCCACAAAACCTTTTGCTACGGATAGTTGAATTACTTCCCCTTGTGGCCACAGGTCTCGCTACATGCAGCGTTGCCTATGTTGTATGAGCGAGTCGTGATGATGATGTGGCCACAAGCACTCTTCCTTGGAAACACATACCTGATGGATTCCCATACTTCGATTTTCCAAACTTCATCTAGGACAACCATGTAAGTTTTATCCTTGAGAAACTTATAAACATATTCTTTCATTTTATTAGCATCCATTGCTTCCAGATTTTGAGGCGGTTGTAGCTTGACTTCATGAGCAAGCTGGTTAATCATGTCTCGCAAAACACGCTCTAAGTTGAAATTTTCTGAAACCGTAACCCACACATGGCTATCAAAATTGGCCTTCACCAATGCATCATCATAGACCTTTTTAACGAGGGTCGTTTTGCCCAACCCACCCATGCCAACCAATGAAATGACCATAAGCCCATCATCAGTAAGCTTCAGCCACCCTAAAAGTTGTTTCTTTGGTTATTCCATGCCCACAAACTCGTCTTCTTCCAATAGAAGAGCATCACCTCGAGTGTCATACGTATTTCTGCTTGATCCTTGATCCTTGAAATCATAAATCCCTTTCAATGTCATCTGAGTCTTGGCAACGTTTTCCAttctcaaatttattttttggaaCTCAGACGCAATTTGGTGGTGGACcatcaattttttgaaaaaaaaactttttgtgGTTTGTTTTTTGGTATTCTAAGGTTTTTTCATGTTTAGACATACATTTTCTTTGTAATAATTGAACTAATCCCAATATTTAAATAAGTATTCAACCCTCTCATTCGAACACATACT
Proteins encoded:
- the LOC140877213 gene encoding putative inactive disease susceptibility protein LOV1, which codes for MENVAKTQMTLKGIYDFKDQGSSRNTYDTRGWLKLTDDGLMVISLVGMGGLGKTTLVKKVYDDALVKANFDSHVWVTVSENFNLERVLRDMINQLAHEVKLQPPQNLEAMDANKMKEYVYKFLKDKTYMVVLDEVWKIEVWESIRYVFPRKSACGHIIITTRSYNIGNAACSETCGHKGK